One segment of Tamandua tetradactyla isolate mTamTet1 chromosome 13, mTamTet1.pri, whole genome shotgun sequence DNA contains the following:
- the AP3M1 gene encoding AP-3 complex subunit mu-1 codes for MIHSLFLINCSGDIFLEKHWKSVVSQSVCDYFFEAQEKAADVENVPPVIPTPHHYLISIYRDKLFFVSVIQSEVPPLFVIEFLHRVADTFQDYFGECSEAAIKDNVVIVYELLEEMLDNGFPLATESNILKELIKPPTILRSVVNSITGSSNVGDTLPTGQLSNIPWRRAGVKYTNNEAYFDVIEEIDAIIDKSGSTVFAEIQGVIDACIKLSGMPDLSLSFMNPRLLDDVSFHPCIRFKRWESERVLSFIPPDGNFRLISYRVSSQNLVAIPVYVKHSISFKENSSCGRFDITIGPKQNMGKTIEGITVTVHMPKVVLNMNLTPTQGSYTFDPVTKVLTWDVGKITPQKLPSLKGLVNLQSGAPKPEENPSLNIQFKIQQLAISGLKVNRLDMYGEKYKPFKGVKYVTKAGKFQVRT; via the exons TGGAAGAGCGTTGTGAGCCAGTCTGTCTGTGATTATTTCTTTGAAGCTCAGGAGAAAGCTGCTGATGTTGAGAATGTACCACCCGTCATTCCAACACCTCACCACTACCTCATCAGTATCTACCGGGACAAGCTCTTCTTTGTTTCTGTCATACAGTCTGAAGTGCCACCTCTCTTTGTAATTGAGTTCCTACATCGAGTGGCTGACACTTTTCAG GACTACTTTGGTGAGTGTTCAGAGGCTGCAATTAAGGATAATGTGGTCATTGTATATGAGCTCTTGGAAGAAATGTTAGACAATGGATTTCCACTGGCTACTGAATCTAACATTCTGAAAGAACTGATTAAACCACCAACAATTCTACGTTCTGTCGTCAACTCTATTACAG GCAGTAGTAATGTTGGTGACACACTCCCCACTGGGCAGCTATCTAACATCCCATGGCGCCGGGCAGGGGTAAAGTACACAAACAACGAAGCCTATTTTGATGTCATTGAAGAAATAGATGCAATTATAGATAAATCAG gatCAACAGTCTTTGCAGAAATTCAGGGGGTCATTGATGCTTGCATTAAACTGTCTGGAATGCCTgatctttccctctctttcatg AACCCAAGGCTTCTGGATGATGTCAGTTTCCACCCCTGCATCAGGTTCAAACGTTGGGAGTCTGAAAGAGTTTTGTCATTTATTCCTCCAGATGGAAATTTCCGACTCATATCATACCGTGTCAGCTCACAAAA tcTAGTGGCAATCCCAGTGTATGTGAAACATAGCATCAGCTTTAAGGAGAACAGTTCTTGTGGCAGATTTGATATTACTATTGGACCAAAGCAGAATATGGGAAAAACTATTGAAGGAATCACAGTGACAGTTCACATGCCAAAAGTTGTGCTGAATATGAACCTGACACCAACACAAGGCAGCTATACATTTGATCCAGTCACCAAG gTACTAACATGGGATGTGGGAAAAATTACTCCACAGAAGCTCCCAAGTCTTAAAGGACTGGTCAATTTACAGTCTGGAGCACCAAAGCCAGAAGAGAATCCAAGCCTCAACATACAGTTCAAGATCCAGCAGCTTGCTATTTCAG GCTTGAAAGTAAACCGCTTGGACATGTATGGGGAGAAATATAAGCCATTTAAAGGAGTCAAATATGTCACAAAAGCGGGAAAGTTCCAAGTGAGAACATGA